The genomic interval ATGATCAAGTTCAACTTGACTCGATCCTCCACTCCAATCTTGCCGCCGGCCAGCATCTCTTGGAAATTCTCGAACGAGACCTTCGTGGTGATGCCGGACAAACTTTCGCGACTGGAGGCGGACTCGCGAGTTTCTGCGATCTCTCGAGCTTGACCAATGTCTTTGAGCACGTGGAAACGATCGCCCGCTCCGGGAGCTTGGTCGAGCCCCGTGATATTGACGGGCGTACTCGGTCCGGCTTGCTTGATATTCTTGCCGGTCAACGTGTCCTTCATCGAGCGAACGCGACCGTGCGAAGGTCCACAAACCAAGATATCGCCGACTCGCAGGGTACCGTTTTGAACGACCAACTTGGCGACCACTCCGCGGTTGCCCTGTTGTTCCGATTCAATACAGACCCCGAGTGCTTTCCGCGTAGGATTGGCTCGGTATTCCTGCATTTCCGCGATCGTCAACAACGTCTCGAGCAACTCGTCCATGCCGGTGCCCTTGGTGGCACTGGTGCGAACCACCTCGACATCACCGCCCCATTCGCTGGGGGTCAATTGATGCTCGGTCAATTGCGTGAGCACACGGGTAACGTCGACCCCTTCGAGGTCGATTTTGTTCAAGGCCACGACGATCGGCACTCCGGCCGCCTTGGCGTGACTAATCGCTTCGGCCGTTTGCGGCATGATGCCGTCATCGGCAGCGATGACTAAAACCGCGATGTCGGTGACGTTTGCACCGCGAGCACGCATCTCGGTAAACGCCTCGTGACCGGGCGTATCGACAAAGGTAACTTTACGTCCATCCTTGTCGACTTCGTAAGCACGAATGTGTTGCGTGATTCCGCCCGCTTCGCCTCGAGCGACGTTGATGCCGACCAAGTAGTCGAGCAAACTTGTTTTGCCGTGATCGACGTGGCCAAGGAAGGTCACGATCGGAGCGCGAGCGACCAGCGACTCTTCGGAATCTTCTTTTTCTTCAAGCTCGGTGATCAGCTCTTCTTCGAGCGTCTCGGAAGCCTTCAGTTCGATATCAAGGTCCATCTCCGCAGCGACCAACTCAGCCGTTTCAAAGTCGAGTTGAGCGTTGATATTGACCATGATTTGCATGCCCATCAAAGTGCGAAGCACCTGTGCGACGGGAACCCCGGCGGCTTCAGAGAAGCTGCGCACGGTACAAGGCAATTCAAGCTGGATCTTTTCTTTACGCGGGGCGGCGGTATTGGTGCCTTTGCGTTTGAGCGTACGACGCCGGTAGGGTGATTCACGTCCACCCCGATCGAACGAATCATTATGTCGACGTCGTCCCCCGCCTCCGGAAGAACCGCGAGCGCGTTCGGCGCGGGCGCTGGCCATCCCGGAAAGCCCTTTCTTGCGTGGCTTGTCCTCTTCTTCGACCGCCTTGCCACCCTTGTGACCTTTTTCGCCAGTGAAGCCACTCAGGCCGCCACTGCCGATTTTACGAGTCCCGCCACGCTTGCTATCAGCGTCATCTTGAGCGATTTGCTCGAGCGGAGCCTTCATGCCTTGCTTGTGGCCGGCGATCACATCTTTGCTGAGCTTAATGTCGGGCTTTTGCGCCTTCGGTTCGCCTGGAGCGGACTTCGGAACGGCCGCCTCGGGGGCATCGCCGAGCGCCGCCATTTTGACATTGATTCGGGGTTCGCGTCGCTTGGGCTTGGAACCTTTTTTGTCCCCGCCCCCGCTCGATGCGGGACGATCGAGGGAGCGAATCCCACCGCCGGAGGGCGAAGCCGAATCGGGGCGGACCGCGGCCACCGGGGCGCTTCGATCCACATTTCCGGTAGGAATCGTCCGTGTACCAAAGCCGATTTTATCAGCGACCCGAGCGGCGATACCGCTGACGCCCGATTTTCGCGATGGTTTGTCTTTGGGCGTATTTTTGGGCTTGGCTTCCGGCTCAGCAGCCTTGCGGGCCGACGCCTTCGCTGCGGCTACTTCGGCTGCAGCGGCCGCTTCGGCAGCGGCCTTCGCCGCCGCTTCAGCCGCGGTCTTTTTGCTGGTCGGGGAGTCGTCAAAGCGTGGAGAGCGAATCGGAGCGGGAGCCGCAGGCTTCGAACCGCCGACGTCCTCCGGCTTGGCCGCTTTGCTGGGCCGACCGATTTGAATCGCAACCGGCTTGCGTTTCTCGGGCACGACCGAGTCGCGAACCGCCGCAACGGGTGCCGTCGTGGAAGTGGTTGCCTTGGCTACCACGGGTGCTTTGGGGGGAGCAGCTTTTGCAGAGCCCGCGAGATGATCGCGAACCTTCTGGGTCTCTTCATCGGTCAGGCTGGCAAGCGCCGAGCCTTTGCCGGTAATACCGACTTTCCTGACGATATCGACGAGATCTTTGCTGTCTAAATTCAGTTCTTTGGCGAGCGCGTAAATGCGTGCGGGCACGGGGTAGAAGTCCTGTCAGTTTCGTTTGGGAATCGGTACGACCAACTACGCTTTCCTTTCAACACGACGGAAAGTGTACGTTGCGGCGATCCACTGAACGCAGCAACATTTTGCGTGTCTTACTAACACGCCGCCGAATTCCCCGTGTTCTTTACACGGCGTCTGATTCGACAGTAGGTGATCAATAGAGTTTGGCGTATCACACCTGGGTTGATGGCATACCGACTCGTGCTATGTGGTTGAAGTTACATAAATGATTTCCTCCATCGCCATTATGGACTTCCACGCAGTGAATAAATCGCTGGAAGAATAATGCCGGGGAATGACTCAAGTGATGCTTGTGGGTCCGCAAGGGTCCCTGTCCGAGGTAAAGAATAGCGAAAAAAGTGTCTCAAGCAGAGTGGCACTTGACCTGATTCTTACTCAAACCGCAAAGTTTTACCTTCGCATGCCACTTTCGCAGCGTTAGGCGAGGCAGTTGACGACCGTTTTGCCTGCAAAACAGGCCTATCCGCCACTTTGGCAGCAGCAAGAGGACTCAAATGACTTTGCCGGGCAACTTTGCTTTCGTTAACAATTTGACCTTTATACTCTATCGGCCCCCTCTTGTCGCCACCACAGCGGGGACAACCAAGCCCACCTCAACAGGGGGCGGTTCCTAACCGGGGAAGATTCCCATCAGCATCGCGGCTCTCTTCGCAGTGCTTTGCTGCGGAGAGAGAGGGAGAGGTTCGAGCGGGAAAGCCGCAGGAGCTAACTCGGCTTAACGGCCGACGAATCCGAGTCGGTCAAATCGCTTTTCTCAGCCGACTCGCCTTCTTCGGCCGCGGGCTCCGTAACTTCCTCAGCCGCAGGCTCGGGTACTTCTTCCGCCGCAGGCGATTCCGCGCTGACGGGCTCGGCTGGCACTCCCTCGGCTGGCACTCCCTCGGCTGGCACTCCCTCGGCTGGCACGGGCTCGGCTGGCACGGGCTCGGCTGGCACGGGCTCGGCTGGCACCCCCTCGGCTGGCACTGCCTCGGTGGGAGCATCGCCGGCCGGCGAAGGAGGCGTTGCTTCGGGTTTCGGCTCCACGATTCCAGCCGCTTCGGCTTCTCGCATCAAGCGTTCGTTTTCTTTGCGAGCGCGCCGTTCGTCCGATGCCGCTTTCTCTGCTTCTTCGGCTCGAGCCTCGGCAGTCTCGACGATGAAGTCGACTTGCTCGGCGGTCAAGCCGCTCATTTCCATGAACAGATCGGGCTCGATCACCGACAGGTCATCGTAGGACAGATAGCCTTGCTCGACGAGCGATTGAGCAATTTCTTCGGTCACGCCATCAATCTGGCTGAACCCAGCAACGGCGCGTTCGATTTGCTCCTCGAGTTCGCCACCGGTCATGATTTCGATGTCCCACCCGCAAAGCTTGCTGGCGAGGCGAACATTTTGGCCGCGGCGACCGATCGCCAGCGACAATTGGTCTTCTTGGACCAACACGATCGCGCGCCCAATCATATCGCACAGCAACACTTGCTCGACGGCAGCGGGTTGCAGCGAATTGGGGATCAAGACTTCCGGGTCTTCACTGTAGCGAACCACGTCAATGTGCTCGCCGGCTAGCTCTTCGCGAACCGCCTTAATCCGGCTGCCACGGAAACCGACACAAACCGCAATCGGATCGACTTGCGAGTCAACGCTACTCACCGCGACCTTGCTGCGGTAGCCTGGCTCGCGGCTGATCGATTTGATGGAGATGACTTCTTCGGAGATTTCTGGAATTTCCTGTTCAAACAAACGCTGAACTAATTGGGGGCGTGTTCGGCTGAGCACCACGCGAACGCGGTTACCCGCTGCCTTGACTTCGAAAACGACTGCGCGAACCCGCTCGCCGGCGTGCAAGGACTCGCCCGGAATTTGTTCGCTGCGTGGCAGAATGGCTTCCACATTACCGAGGTTGACGGTTGCAACGCCACCATCAGCGCGACCGATGATGCCGGCCACGATCTGGCCAACCTGCTCGCGATACTCGGCCATCAAGGAGTCGCGTTCGGCTTCCTTGACCTTTTGGATGATGACTTGCTTGGCGGTTTGGGCACCGATGCGGCCAATTTGGTCTTCGCCCAGCTCTTCGCCATCATGTTTTGCCGTGATGCGTCCGTTTTGGCGGTTCAATGTGATGGTGATGTCGGCATCTTCGCCATACTGGCGTTTCGCGGCCGTTTGCAAGGCTGCTTCAATCGCAGAAAAGACAAGCTCCGTATCGATGTTCTTTTCACGGTGAAGCGAATCAACATAGCGAAGGATGTCTTGTGGGTTCATAATATGGTTTCGATAAGGGCTCTAAAAAAACTGCCCGAACCTTTGGGGGCCCGGGCACAGCGAATGCTCGATTGTTTGAACTAGGTTATCGATAGTCCTCAGAGGTGTCAACCAAGACTGGCGACCACAAATCGGCTCGCGGCAGTGCAAAAGCGCCCCGTTTTGCCGGGTCAGCGGAGGGGGAAAAATGCCGGAGATCGCCGAGTGAAATACGTTTCCGATGCGGATGAAAAAGTGAGGCTGATCCGTTGCCAAAAAAGGGCAAGAATCGACACTCGTTAATCGTACGTTTTTTCGCTCCCGCGCTACCGCGTCCGCGTTTGCCTAGATCGCGATTAACGATCAGCCCCGTTTGAGATCAGCGAAAGCGGACTCGATGACGGTCCAAACTTCCGGCCCAGAATGCCGGCCCAGAATGCCGGTCCAAAATAGCAGCGTGTTGCGCTTCCCATGCTGTCACGTAAAGTCCGAGGTTCTTTCTCGGGGTGACGATCTCCTTGACTCGGGCTCATTGATTCGCTGTAGCGAACACCGTTTTGCGAGCTTGGCGAGGCAATGATGTCTTGTGCGATCTGCAATCTGCACAGCGTCAACGTCAACGATCAAACCAACGTCAACGATCAAACCAACGTCAACGAGCCAAGTCGGCACGCATGGGCAAAGGAGGCAAGCTCGATCAAGCCGAGGCGATGCTCGAAAACAACAATACGACCAAAACGAATAATCCGAACCACGTATAGTTCTGGGGCTCAAACGATTGTGGTCGAGTCGGTTGCGTGACGCCCCTGACCTTGTCCGCCACGCCGCGATCGTCGCATTGCGTTTGGGGAACCGCGATTTTGCAGGGAACGGAAACGTCGCTCGGAGCTGAAACCGCGTTGAAATAGGGACGCGGATGGGCCGCATCGATGACGAGGATGGAATCGCATGGGCGATGGTCCCCCATCATGGTTTCGGATTCCTGCAGGACTTCGCTGCTGGCCGCTTCCCCTTCGTTTTGCTCGCCGTTTGCTCGTTCGTCGTTGGACTCGTGCTCAGGGTTCGTGTCGCTGAAACCGATGACGCGGAAGGAGCTCTGGGTGATGTCGCGTTTCTTTTTTTCGCGGCCCGTCGCAGGCAATCCAGAAGCGGTCCGCTCTTGATCCACGATCGTGTCGGCGGCGATACGAATGGCTGGTTGCAACGTGAAAACTTTCAAAACCCGAACTCCTGCGACATGATGGCAATATGGCGTGGACCGTGACTTAACGAGTTTGTTCTTTCCGTTAACGAAGGTCCGCAGCAGCGAGTCAACGCAAAAGGCAAGCCCGTCACTTTCAGTGGGAAGGGCGAGAGGTACGACGGAGTGTGATTTCCAGCTTGTTTTGTCGCGGAAAAAAAAAGTTTCCAGGATGCCAGGGGAGATGAAATCGATTTGCTCAACGTTGCGTTAACGCATCACGGGCCGATTCGCATTGGGTTCACGTGTTGACGCTTAGCATCATCGCCATCGCAGGGGAGCCGAGGGTCAGCCGCTCCGCGGAGCAACGCCGCGGAGAGGGGCTCCGCACGGCGACCGGGCGATCTACTTTGACCACTTTCGTGTCGCTCGCTTTTGAGTCTCGCACTCCCTCGCCCACGTCAACACACGCTGAAAATGGAGCCATGCGGTCCAAAATCCCAAGACACTTCCCCGATTCACGCGCGTCCAGAGGGTAAAATAGTCTTAGGTCTTTGTGACTGAACGGTTACCTTTTAAGCAGGTAACTTTCAAGTAGGCCATCCGAGCGGGTGGGCAAACCGAGTGAGGCAAACCGAGTGAGCACGAACGCCCGAGTGCACTGACGAACCTGAATGCACTGACGTACCGGCGTCTCCCCCCATCGGGTTTTCTCACTTGCTTTGGATGCAGAACTCGATTGATGTCTAGCCCGGTCGATGCCTACTCGAAGCGAAGGGATTGGAATCCTGGGGACGTGGTAACGGTCGGGATCGGTCGCGTCGCTCCACGAGATCGGCTTCAGCCTTGATAAGCATGCCTCAAATCGACGTGCGAACGATGGAATTAAGACAACTGAAACAACACATCCTAACTTTAGCGACGTTGCCCGAGACCGAGGCGCCGGTGGTCAGTTGTTATCTAGCCCTCTCGGCAGGTGCAGTCGCAGACCGCAACGAGTTTGAGGCTCAAGTCGCTGCGTTAAAAATTGGTTCAAGGGGCATGAGTCGTCGGGATCTCGCGGACGCAATCAAGCCGATCGAAGCCTATTTGGCAACGGAGTTGTCACCCGAAGCAAAGGGGTTGGCGGTGTTTTCTCGCGCTGGCGACACCCCCTACTTTCTACCGCTCCCAGTCCATATCTCGTTGCCAAATTGGATTGTCGCGGACAGTACCCCCAACCTCTTTCACTTGGTCGAATTGAAAGACAGCTACCACCGTTATGTACTAATGATTTGTTCCGAAACTCGGGCGCGGATATTGGAAGTGAATCTGGGGGCGGTGACTGCCGAGTTATGGAGGCAACGCCCGGAAACACGACAGCGTGTGGGCCGTACGTGGACGAAGCGACATTACCAACATCACCGCCGCGGCCGCGCCGAGCAATTCCTAAAGGAAAAGGTAGCCGTGCTTGAAAGGCTGATGTCGTCGGAGGGGCATGTGCATCTCATCTTGGCTGGCGATCGGCGGATCACCGATCGCCTTCGTCGCGAGCTGCCCGAGCATTTGTTGGCCCAATTGGTTGGCGTCATCCCCGCATCGTCTACTTCGCGTGATGACACCGATGTGGTCCAGAGCACGATCGCCTCCTTAATTGCCGCCGAGCAAACTGAATCACACGAAACGGTCGATGAGTTGTTGTATCAGTTGCGGCAAGGACACTTGGCTGCCGCGGGCACCAAGGCTACGCACCGAGCACTGTACTGCGGCCAAGCCGACGTGGTGGTGATCGCGAAGCAGTATGCTCCGGGGCTGGGGTGGACCTGTGGAGAGTGCGGTTTCACGGAGTTGGAACAGCCTCGACCGGACACGTCGTGTCCAGAATGCGACGCCCGCGCGCTGCATGACTTTGACATCAAGGAAGCCATTGTGCGGATGGCGGAGCGCCATGGATGTATCGTCGAAGTCGTGAACGAGAGCGAGCCGTTACAGCGGCTCGGCGGCATCGGTTGTCTACTGCGATATCGTCTCTCGGACAGTTGCGTTTAGAGCGACCGCCCGCGAGGTGGCAAATGGAAAACAGAGTGGAATTTCAAGAACTCATTGATGCGTTGCACATTGTCGAGTTGTCGGGTACGACTCGACAAGGTGTGTTACAAGAGTTGTTTGACGCAGTAAACTGGGAACGAGAATGCGTTTCGCCGAGTGAGGTGGTCAAAGCGATGGAAGGGTGTGAAGCCACCACGCCAGGGATCCCCGACACGGGGCTGACGCTGCACCACGCAAAGATCGATTGGCCGGGGCACTTCCGTTTGGTGCTCGGGCGGAGCCGGTGCGGAGAGAGCCAAGTGCGTGAGGGTGACAGCCCGCATTTGGTTGGGCTGCTGGTGGTCGGTCGGGAGAGCTTGTCCAGGCACTTGGACCTGTTAGGCTCTGTGGCCGAATTATTTGGCCACGCTGAATTTCGCGGCGCATTGAGCACCGCGAGTGACCCTCGCGAGCTGAAGCAATTGTTCATCGACCGCGTCCTGCAGCCCCCCCGAGGAGATGCATCGATAGCGGAGATT from Novipirellula galeiformis carries:
- a CDS encoding baeRF10 domain-containing protein; protein product: MPQIDVRTMELRQLKQHILTLATLPETEAPVVSCYLALSAGAVADRNEFEAQVAALKIGSRGMSRRDLADAIKPIEAYLATELSPEAKGLAVFSRAGDTPYFLPLPVHISLPNWIVADSTPNLFHLVELKDSYHRYVLMICSETRARILEVNLGAVTAELWRQRPETRQRVGRTWTKRHYQHHRRGRAEQFLKEKVAVLERLMSSEGHVHLILAGDRRITDRLRRELPEHLLAQLVGVIPASSTSRDDTDVVQSTIASLIAAEQTESHETVDELLYQLRQGHLAAAGTKATHRALYCGQADVVVIAKQYAPGLGWTCGECGFTELEQPRPDTSCPECDARALHDFDIKEAIVRMAERHGCIVEVVNESEPLQRLGGIGCLLRYRLSDSCV
- the infB gene encoding translation initiation factor IF-2 codes for the protein MPARIYALAKELNLDSKDLVDIVRKVGITGKGSALASLTDEETQKVRDHLAGSAKAAPPKAPVVAKATTSTTAPVAAVRDSVVPEKRKPVAIQIGRPSKAAKPEDVGGSKPAAPAPIRSPRFDDSPTSKKTAAEAAAKAAAEAAAAAEVAAAKASARKAAEPEAKPKNTPKDKPSRKSGVSGIAARVADKIGFGTRTIPTGNVDRSAPVAAVRPDSASPSGGGIRSLDRPASSGGGDKKGSKPKRREPRINVKMAALGDAPEAAVPKSAPGEPKAQKPDIKLSKDVIAGHKQGMKAPLEQIAQDDADSKRGGTRKIGSGGLSGFTGEKGHKGGKAVEEEDKPRKKGLSGMASARAERARGSSGGGGRRRHNDSFDRGGRESPYRRRTLKRKGTNTAAPRKEKIQLELPCTVRSFSEAAGVPVAQVLRTLMGMQIMVNINAQLDFETAELVAAEMDLDIELKASETLEEELITELEEKEDSEESLVARAPIVTFLGHVDHGKTSLLDYLVGINVARGEAGGITQHIRAYEVDKDGRKVTFVDTPGHEAFTEMRARGANVTDIAVLVIAADDGIMPQTAEAISHAKAAGVPIVVALNKIDLEGVDVTRVLTQLTEHQLTPSEWGGDVEVVRTSATKGTGMDELLETLLTIAEMQEYRANPTRKALGVCIESEQQGNRGVVAKLVVQNGTLRVGDILVCGPSHGRVRSMKDTLTGKNIKQAGPSTPVNITGLDQAPGAGDRFHVLKDIGQAREIAETRESASSRESLSGITTKVSFENFQEMLAGGKIGVEDRVKLNLIIRADVKGSLEAIEKELSKFDHPEVELRILQKSVGSVSLADITLASASDAVVLAFNVIPDDKARSLADDRGIEIRRYQVIYKLADDIKALIEGRLKPEERVVELGRALVKQVFQISRVGTIAGCYVAQGVIQRGCRIRVNRDGRTIGDYPLDTVKRIKEDVKEVPRGMECGIRLSGFNDIKQDDVLEAYRIEEVARTLD
- the nusA gene encoding transcription termination factor NusA, with product MNPQDILRYVDSLHREKNIDTELVFSAIEAALQTAAKRQYGEDADITITLNRQNGRITAKHDGEELGEDQIGRIGAQTAKQVIIQKVKEAERDSLMAEYREQVGQIVAGIIGRADGGVATVNLGNVEAILPRSEQIPGESLHAGERVRAVVFEVKAAGNRVRVVLSRTRPQLVQRLFEQEIPEISEEVISIKSISREPGYRSKVAVSSVDSQVDPIAVCVGFRGSRIKAVREELAGEHIDVVRYSEDPEVLIPNSLQPAAVEQVLLCDMIGRAIVLVQEDQLSLAIGRRGQNVRLASKLCGWDIEIMTGGELEEQIERAVAGFSQIDGVTEEIAQSLVEQGYLSYDDLSVIEPDLFMEMSGLTAEQVDFIVETAEARAEEAEKAASDERRARKENERLMREAEAAGIVEPKPEATPPSPAGDAPTEAVPAEGVPAEPVPAEPVPAEPVPAEGVPAEGVPAEGVPAEPVSAESPAAEEVPEPAAEEVTEPAAEEGESAEKSDLTDSDSSAVKPS